From the Martelella mediterranea DSM 17316 genome, one window contains:
- a CDS encoding DUF6282 family protein, which yields MANQQDATQSRSEIVDSLLRGAVDLHCHSGPSIMERKLDHMEEIRDAEAVGLHAVLFKDHFYSNTPVMQVLERFREGNANLTLLSGVPLNNQLGGLNPYAVEHGLMLGARMVWMPTLCAHNHLTTAFRYNLHGRLGLREPTRLSVLDDRGRLKPEVKDILDLIAEHDAVLCGGHLHVSEMFPLFTEARARGVTRMLVSHPTYWIEAKLDDLKELSALGVYLEHCACMLIEGPSRKFPFEALRDYVDAAGLDRTIIGSDLGQTFNPKPVTGFRAVIELCLDLGFTVQEIRTMTSTNACRLIGIDPPDDPL from the coding sequence ATGGCCAACCAGCAAGACGCGACGCAATCGCGCTCCGAAATCGTCGACAGCCTGCTGCGCGGGGCCGTGGATTTGCATTGCCACAGCGGCCCCTCGATCATGGAGCGCAAGCTCGACCATATGGAGGAAATCCGGGATGCGGAGGCGGTGGGGCTCCACGCCGTGCTGTTCAAGGATCATTTCTATTCCAACACGCCCGTGATGCAGGTGCTCGAGCGTTTCAGGGAAGGCAATGCCAACCTCACCTTGCTTTCGGGCGTGCCGCTCAACAATCAGCTCGGCGGGCTGAACCCGTATGCGGTCGAACACGGGCTGATGCTTGGCGCGCGCATGGTCTGGATGCCGACGCTATGCGCGCATAATCACCTCACGACCGCCTTCCGCTACAACCTCCACGGCCGTCTCGGCCTGCGCGAACCGACGCGTCTTTCCGTACTGGACGACCGGGGCCGACTGAAGCCGGAGGTCAAGGACATCCTCGACCTGATCGCCGAACATGACGCGGTTTTGTGCGGCGGACATTTGCATGTCAGCGAAATGTTTCCGCTGTTCACCGAGGCCCGCGCGCGCGGCGTCACGCGCATGCTCGTCAGCCATCCGACCTACTGGATCGAGGCCAAGCTGGATGATCTCAAGGAACTCTCCGCACTCGGGGTCTATCTCGAACACTGCGCCTGCATGCTGATCGAGGGGCCGTCGCGCAAGTTTCCGTTCGAGGCGCTGCGCGATTATGTCGACGCTGCGGGTCTCGACCGTACCATCATCGGCTCCGATCTCGGCCAGACCTTCAACCCCAAGCCGGTTACCGGTTTTCGCGCGGTCATCGAACTCTGCCTCGATCTCGGTTTCACCGTCCAGGAAATCCGGACCATGACCTCGACCAATGCCTGCCGCCTGATCGGCATCGACCCGCCGGATGATCCGTTATGA
- a CDS encoding flavin-containing monooxygenase, with protein MNTLHPLANDPTATVERHDVLVERLSDADPSALVMVLVQLTGDMALLDHYGPMLSKPGAFEHSIPDGDMQAFLSRLADVLLDPHHVEPEITPDQLHRMMNVFCREEVSARYLPMLFEDLGFKPTPEHFENASPRARARAEKFNVLVIGAGASGINAGIKLNEAGIPYEIIERNEDVGGVWHENTYPDCGVDSANHLYCYSFALNHNWSRYYVRQEELKSYLRDCALRYDVLKHVRFQQEVLSLRYDNEEKLWHAVIRMPDGTTRRASAHAIISSVGQLNQPMIPDIKGLENFKGEQMHTARWNHDYDFTGKNVAMVGTGASGMQAGPATARIAKHLTIYQRAAPWVIPRHNYHNLVTDNVKWVLANVPHYARWYRFLLFWAYGDGIHDALVRDPAWAGRKDAISQRSADIRKEWTKYIDEVMADRRDLRAKVLPDYAPFGKRSLRDNGWFETLKRDNVELNNDGIDHIEADAIVDKAGRRTPVDAIIWATGFHASRMIYPMEVVGAHGKSLRELWGDDDPRAYLGICVPDFPNFFMTYGPNTNLAHGGSIIFQAECQVHYIVECLEMLLERGDAAMECTKAAHDAYNEKLDAILSRMVWTNEGVTNWYQNKRGRVTTNSPWKLVEYWELTRKPDPEAFEFIGEDA; from the coding sequence ATGAATACACTCCACCCTCTTGCCAATGACCCGACAGCCACGGTCGAGCGCCATGATGTGCTGGTCGAGCGTTTGTCGGATGCCGACCCGTCCGCGCTGGTGATGGTTCTCGTGCAGCTGACCGGCGACATGGCGCTGCTCGACCATTACGGTCCGATGCTTTCCAAGCCGGGCGCCTTCGAGCACAGCATTCCCGATGGCGATATGCAGGCGTTCTTGAGCCGGCTTGCCGATGTCCTGCTCGATCCGCACCATGTCGAACCGGAAATCACCCCGGACCAACTGCATCGCATGATGAACGTGTTCTGCCGGGAGGAGGTCTCGGCGCGCTACCTGCCCATGCTGTTCGAGGATCTGGGCTTCAAGCCGACGCCTGAGCATTTCGAAAACGCCAGTCCCAGGGCCAGGGCCCGCGCCGAAAAGTTCAACGTGCTGGTGATCGGGGCGGGCGCTTCGGGCATCAATGCCGGCATCAAACTGAACGAGGCCGGCATTCCCTATGAGATCATCGAGCGAAATGAGGATGTCGGCGGCGTCTGGCATGAAAACACCTATCCCGATTGCGGCGTCGACAGCGCCAACCATCTCTACTGCTATTCTTTCGCGCTCAATCACAACTGGTCGCGCTACTACGTGCGGCAGGAGGAGCTGAAATCCTATCTTCGGGACTGTGCCCTCCGCTACGACGTTCTGAAACATGTCCGGTTTCAGCAGGAAGTGCTGTCGCTCAGATACGACAATGAGGAAAAACTCTGGCATGCCGTGATCCGCATGCCGGATGGCACGACACGCAGGGCGAGCGCCCACGCGATTATCAGTTCCGTCGGCCAGTTGAACCAGCCGATGATCCCCGACATCAAGGGGCTTGAGAACTTCAAGGGCGAGCAGATGCACACCGCGCGCTGGAATCACGATTATGATTTCACGGGCAAGAACGTGGCCATGGTGGGAACCGGCGCGAGCGGCATGCAGGCCGGCCCGGCGACGGCCCGGATCGCGAAGCATCTGACCATTTATCAGCGGGCCGCCCCATGGGTCATTCCCCGGCACAACTACCACAACCTCGTCACCGACAATGTCAAATGGGTGCTTGCCAATGTGCCGCACTATGCCCGCTGGTACCGGTTCCTGCTGTTCTGGGCCTATGGCGACGGCATTCACGACGCGTTGGTGCGCGATCCGGCCTGGGCGGGCCGCAAGGATGCGATATCCCAGCGCTCCGCGGATATCCGCAAGGAATGGACGAAATATATCGACGAGGTGATGGCCGACCGCCGGGATCTGCGCGCCAAGGTGCTGCCGGATTATGCACCCTTCGGTAAACGGTCGCTCCGCGACAATGGCTGGTTCGAGACGCTCAAGCGCGACAATGTCGAGCTTAACAATGACGGCATCGATCATATCGAGGCCGATGCGATCGTCGACAAGGCGGGCAGGCGCACGCCGGTGGACGCGATCATCTGGGCGACGGGGTTCCATGCCAGCCGGATGATCTATCCGATGGAGGTCGTCGGCGCGCATGGAAAATCGCTGCGCGAACTCTGGGGCGATGACGATCCGCGCGCCTATCTCGGCATCTGCGTGCCGGACTTCCCGAATTTCTTCATGACTTACGGTCCCAATACCAATCTCGCCCATGGCGGCAGCATCATCTTCCAGGCCGAATGCCAGGTGCACTACATCGTCGAGTGCCTCGAAATGCTGCTGGAGCGCGGCGACGCGGCGATGGAATGCACGAAGGCGGCGCATGACGCCTATAACGAGAAGCTGGACGCGATATTGAGCCGGATGGTCTGGACCAATGAGGGGGTCACCAACTGGTACCAGAACAAGCGCGGACGGGTGACCACCAATTCTCCCTGGAAGCTGGTGGAATACTGGGAATTGACGCGCAAACCCGACCCGGAAGCCTTCGAATTTATTGGCGAGGACGCCTGA
- a CDS encoding lipocalin-like domain-containing protein produces MQEQPDKSYMLIGTWKLVNIENRDADGNILRSSYGPKKMGLISFNDDHRMMVVIQDGREHRPSTRPREYSSYAGTYRFDGETLVTRVDCSTVPDRMDTDQVRPARFEGMRLVLTAPPATFDGVVNYRNLTWEKIH; encoded by the coding sequence ATGCAGGAACAACCCGACAAGTCCTATATGCTCATCGGCACCTGGAAACTGGTCAACATCGAAAACCGTGATGCCGACGGCAATATCCTGCGCTCCTCCTATGGGCCGAAGAAGATGGGACTGATCAGCTTCAACGACGATCACCGCATGATGGTGGTGATCCAGGACGGCCGCGAGCACCGGCCGTCCACAAGACCGCGCGAATATTCATCCTATGCCGGAACCTATCGTTTCGACGGTGAGACGCTGGTGACGCGGGTTGATTGCTCGACGGTGCCCGACCGGATGGACACCGATCAGGTGCGCCCGGCGCGCTTCGAGGGCATGCGGCTGGTGCTGACCGCGCCGCCCGCCACATTCGACGGCGTCGTTAACTATCGTAATCTCACCTGGGAGAAGATACACTAG
- a CDS encoding helix-turn-helix domain-containing protein, with protein MNSYLPVNSVLRSLEVLKILNRQRVSSVDHIHRVSGLPKPTVVRLLETLIEAGYVSKRESDKGYRVTSQVAALSCGFHGAPLAVEAGRPWAQELTRVHKWPVAIAVPNGNAVMVCDTTCGESPMAPYHALIYKRMGLVTTALGRAYLAFCPPEERRLTMQLLKNSSHPDSEIMELSDMVDHVIRVTQKMRFAERIGVKASEPSSSVAVPIYGHDEGKILATIGMTYYTRAVRREDVLKRYVPQLKAASAAITESIKRMSNALDTERAEWPGDVPARNGESEPVAIGA; from the coding sequence ATGAACTCTTATCTGCCGGTCAATTCCGTTCTGCGTTCGCTTGAGGTCCTGAAGATTCTCAACCGCCAGCGGGTTTCGTCCGTCGATCATATCCACCGGGTATCGGGTCTGCCGAAACCGACGGTGGTGCGTCTTCTCGAAACGCTGATCGAAGCGGGCTATGTTTCCAAAAGGGAGAGCGACAAGGGCTATCGCGTCACCTCGCAGGTGGCAGCGCTCAGTTGCGGTTTTCACGGCGCGCCGCTGGCGGTGGAGGCGGGGCGGCCCTGGGCGCAGGAACTGACCCGCGTCCACAAATGGCCGGTCGCGATCGCCGTACCCAACGGCAATGCGGTGATGGTCTGCGACACCACCTGCGGGGAAAGCCCGATGGCGCCCTATCACGCGCTGATCTACAAGCGCATGGGGCTGGTGACGACCGCGCTCGGTCGCGCCTATCTTGCCTTCTGCCCGCCGGAGGAGCGCCGGCTGACGATGCAGTTGCTGAAGAATTCCTCCCATCCCGACAGCGAGATCATGGAACTCTCCGACATGGTGGATCACGTGATCCGCGTGACCCAGAAAATGCGGTTTGCCGAACGCATCGGCGTCAAGGCCTCGGAGCCGTCCTCCAGCGTCGCCGTGCCGATCTACGGACATGACGAAGGCAAGATTCTCGCCACCATCGGGATGACCTATTACACGCGGGCGGTGCGCCGTGAGGATGTTCTCAAACGTTATGTGCCCCAGTTGAAGGCTGCCTCCGCCGCGATCACGGAAAGCATCAAGCGCATGAGCAACGCGCTCGATACCGAAAGGGCGGAATGGCCAGGCGATGTTCCCGCCAGAAACGGCGAGTCCGAGCCGGTTGCCATCGGCGCCTGA
- a CDS encoding TAXI family TRAP transporter solute-binding subunit, which produces MFQKLSIIAGLALMPASAVLADDVKLPSTIAVTAADVGGTSYNQAIAIGKALQDAYGVSLRVVGTGNPQAKVAPVREGRMPFSIAGSDVFFAFEGVDDYASPDWGPQDLRAVSLVGGDNCLTYIVAGDAGIETMADFKGKRIPWVVGSSPLQANAKAMLAFGGLTIDDVTLVEMPSYGAAIDAMINGQVDGVTTVSTGGLVEKAVAGPRGLKYIPYPHDDAEGWARMREVNPHFAKRVATQAAGGLKEPLECIGVPYPDVITYSEDDDLVYNFTRALIDQVDVYSKADPSTAGFAADKQMFEWTVPYHEASIKAYREAGVWTDELDAHNDALLARAAVLADAWATTEDIRGDADFQAKWMKIRAEALQAAGMPAYFE; this is translated from the coding sequence ATGTTTCAGAAGCTCTCGATCATCGCCGGATTGGCCTTGATGCCGGCATCGGCCGTTCTGGCCGACGATGTCAAATTACCGAGCACGATTGCCGTCACCGCGGCCGATGTCGGCGGAACGTCCTATAACCAGGCGATCGCCATCGGCAAGGCGCTGCAGGACGCCTATGGCGTTTCGCTGCGCGTGGTCGGCACCGGCAATCCGCAGGCCAAGGTGGCGCCGGTGCGCGAGGGCCGCATGCCGTTCTCGATCGCCGGCAGCGACGTGTTCTTCGCCTTCGAGGGGGTGGATGACTACGCCTCGCCGGATTGGGGGCCGCAGGATCTGCGCGCCGTCAGCCTCGTCGGCGGCGACAATTGCCTCACCTATATCGTGGCCGGCGACGCCGGGATCGAAACCATGGCGGATTTCAAGGGCAAGCGCATTCCCTGGGTCGTCGGCTCCAGTCCGCTTCAGGCCAATGCCAAGGCGATGCTGGCCTTTGGCGGGCTGACGATCGACGATGTCACCCTTGTCGAAATGCCGAGCTATGGCGCGGCGATCGACGCGATGATCAACGGCCAGGTGGACGGCGTGACCACGGTCAGCACCGGCGGGCTTGTCGAAAAAGCGGTCGCCGGTCCGCGCGGCCTGAAATATATTCCCTATCCCCATGACGATGCCGAGGGCTGGGCGCGGATGCGCGAGGTCAATCCGCATTTCGCCAAGCGGGTCGCGACCCAGGCGGCGGGCGGTCTCAAGGAGCCGCTGGAATGCATCGGCGTGCCCTATCCCGATGTCATCACCTATTCCGAGGATGACGACCTCGTCTACAATTTCACACGGGCGCTGATCGATCAGGTCGACGTCTATTCCAAGGCCGATCCGAGCACGGCCGGCTTTGCCGCCGACAAGCAGATGTTCGAGTGGACGGTTCCCTATCATGAGGCTTCGATCAAGGCCTATAGGGAGGCGGGCGTGTGGACCGACGAACTCGACGCCCACAATGACGCGCTTCTGGCGCGCGCCGCCGTGCTCGCCGATGCCTGGGCGACGACCGAGGATATTCGCGGCGATGCCGACTTTCAGGCAAAGTGGATGAAAATCCGCGCGGAGGCCCTGCAGGCGGCGGGCATGCCGGCCTATTTCGAATAG
- a CDS encoding TRAP transporter permease, producing MSDTTVNNDVSGGDTVSARELGGAARWIARLATVALIVLSINQAFNISSRMGYTLIEQQYLYTVLFLTIPVAFLLFPMRASQAKRGPTIIDWVLAGLSAACFIFFIYYAYSIIRYGWEMMPPFNTVIVGAVLWVLVIEAARRAGGLVLAVIVLFFSAYPLFADKLPGPISAFASPFEYVAAYHAMSLESMMGIPLRAFANLVFGFILFGVALEHTGAGRFFINLAFALLGHVRGGPAKVAIMSSGLMGSLSGSVVTNVLTTGVMTIPAMKRSGMKGVTAAAIETCASTGGVLMPPVMGAAAFVMASFLQVSYSTIALAAAIPALLYFFGLFIQIDARAARDGLKGLPEAELPDLKQTLKEGWHHSFAIVLLVFMLLVMRQESLAPYYATAILLIINQIVSKDGRWGRKEVLAFIDGSAQLFSNLAAILAGVGMIVGGLSMTGLAGTLVNDLLFIAGGNPYVLLIMGAVTSLVLGVGMPSTACYIFLAIMLAPALIQAGLEPIAVHLFIFYWGMLSYITPPLALGAFAAASVAKTPPMQTGYESMKIGSVIYFIPFFFVLDPGLVLVGHWQNIVFSSALAVFGVFIFAGAIQGYLAGIGPLFTRTPAGLLLRVPILVGAVLIALPGEAIPGVSDVELLIAGLALIAPILTAAFILNRRTAVAAA from the coding sequence ATGTCCGACACTACGGTCAATAACGATGTTTCAGGCGGGGACACGGTCTCCGCCAGAGAACTCGGGGGCGCGGCGCGCTGGATAGCCCGGCTCGCAACGGTGGCACTGATCGTGCTGTCGATCAACCAGGCCTTCAACATCAGTTCGCGCATGGGCTATACGCTGATCGAGCAGCAATATCTCTATACCGTGCTGTTCCTGACCATACCCGTCGCCTTCCTGCTTTTCCCGATGCGGGCAAGCCAGGCAAAGCGCGGGCCGACGATCATCGACTGGGTTCTCGCGGGCCTCTCGGCCGCCTGCTTCATCTTCTTCATCTATTACGCCTACTCGATCATCCGCTATGGCTGGGAGATGATGCCGCCCTTCAACACGGTCATTGTCGGCGCGGTGCTGTGGGTTCTGGTGATCGAGGCGGCGCGTCGGGCCGGCGGGTTGGTTCTGGCCGTCATCGTGCTGTTTTTCTCCGCCTATCCGCTTTTCGCCGACAAGCTGCCCGGGCCGATCTCGGCCTTTGCGTCGCCGTTCGAATATGTCGCGGCCTATCACGCGATGTCGCTCGAGAGCATGATGGGGATACCGCTCCGGGCCTTCGCCAATCTGGTCTTCGGCTTCATCCTGTTCGGCGTGGCGCTGGAGCATACCGGGGCAGGGCGGTTCTTCATCAATCTCGCCTTCGCCCTGCTCGGCCATGTGCGCGGCGGGCCGGCCAAGGTGGCGATCATGTCGAGCGGGCTGATGGGCTCGCTTTCGGGCAGCGTCGTCACCAATGTGCTGACCACCGGGGTGATGACGATCCCGGCGATGAAGCGCTCGGGCATGAAGGGCGTCACGGCGGCGGCGATCGAGACTTGCGCCTCCACCGGCGGCGTGCTGATGCCGCCGGTCATGGGCGCCGCCGCCTTCGTGATGGCGAGTTTCCTGCAGGTGTCCTATTCGACGATCGCGCTCGCCGCGGCCATACCCGCGCTACTCTATTTCTTCGGCCTGTTCATCCAGATCGATGCGCGGGCCGCTCGCGACGGGCTCAAGGGACTGCCCGAGGCGGAACTGCCCGATCTGAAGCAGACACTGAAGGAAGGCTGGCACCATAGCTTCGCGATCGTGCTACTGGTCTTCATGCTGCTGGTCATGCGCCAGGAATCGCTCGCGCCCTATTATGCGACCGCGATTTTGCTGATCATCAACCAGATCGTCTCGAAGGACGGACGCTGGGGCAGGAAAGAGGTGCTGGCCTTCATAGATGGCAGCGCGCAGCTGTTTTCCAATCTTGCCGCGATCCTTGCCGGCGTGGGCATGATCGTCGGCGGTCTGTCGATGACCGGGCTTGCCGGCACGCTGGTGAACGACCTGCTGTTCATCGCCGGCGGTAACCCTTACGTGCTCTTGATCATGGGCGCGGTCACCAGCCTTGTGCTCGGGGTCGGCATGCCGTCCACGGCCTGCTACATCTTCCTGGCCATCATGCTGGCGCCGGCGCTGATCCAGGCCGGGCTGGAGCCGATCGCGGTGCATCTGTTCATCTTCTACTGGGGCATGCTGAGCTATATCACGCCGCCGCTTGCGCTTGGCGCGTTTGCGGCCGCCTCGGTTGCCAAGACGCCGCCGATGCAGACCGGCTATGAATCGATGAAGATCGGCTCGGTGATCTATTTCATCCCGTTCTTCTTCGTACTTGATCCCGGTCTGGTTCTGGTCGGGCATTGGCAGAACATCGTGTTTTCCAGCGCGCTCGCCGTGTTCGGCGTGTTCATCTTCGCCGGGGCAATTCAGGGCTATCTGGCGGGGATCGGACCTCTGTTCACGAGAACGCCGGCGGGACTGTTGTTGCGGGTGCCTATCCTCGTGGGCGCGGTATTGATCGCCCTGCCGGGCGAGGCCATTCCGGGCGTCAGCGATGTAGAACTGCTGATCGCGGGACTGGCGCTGATCGCGCCGATCCTGACCGCGGCATTTATCCTGAACCGCAGGACGGCTGTCGCCGCTGCCTGA
- a CDS encoding nucleoside triphosphate hydrolase, giving the protein MPKTIARVEDLLDTLSTLPAGARRLVAIAGAPGSGKSTLADDLVARLNRRAPGSAAVIPMDGFHLDDGLLKARGTLSRKGAPYTFDVGGLAAMLRRLRANEEDEIIVPLFDRKLEISRAGARAVPRAVPLLVVEGNYLLLDEPGWRELRAIFDLTISLDVPFDVLKQRLLQRWTDMGFAPEAAHAKAYENDLPNARTVIDRSHPADIVFRPVG; this is encoded by the coding sequence ATGCCGAAGACGATAGCCAGGGTCGAGGACCTTCTCGATACGCTTTCAACGTTGCCGGCCGGCGCGCGCCGGCTCGTTGCGATTGCCGGGGCGCCCGGCAGCGGCAAGTCCACGCTTGCTGACGACCTCGTCGCCCGGCTCAATCGGCGTGCGCCGGGCTCAGCCGCCGTCATTCCGATGGACGGGTTTCACCTTGATGACGGGTTGCTGAAGGCGCGCGGAACGCTGTCGCGCAAGGGCGCGCCCTATACGTTCGATGTCGGCGGGCTGGCGGCGATGCTCCGCCGTCTCCGCGCCAACGAAGAGGATGAAATCATCGTTCCGCTGTTTGACCGTAAACTCGAAATCTCCCGAGCGGGCGCGCGCGCTGTCCCGCGCGCAGTTCCGCTGTTGGTGGTCGAGGGCAATTATCTGCTGCTGGACGAGCCCGGCTGGCGCGAACTTCGCGCCATTTTCGACCTGACCATCAGTCTCGATGTCCCATTCGATGTTCTGAAACAAAGGCTTTTGCAGCGCTGGACGGATATGGGTTTTGCGCCGGAAGCGGCGCATGCCAAGGCCTATGAAAACGACCTCCCCAACGCCAGGACCGTCATTGACCGCAGCCACCCGGCGGATATCGTCTTCCGGCCGGTTGGCTGA